A single genomic interval of Mangifera indica cultivar Alphonso chromosome 5, CATAS_Mindica_2.1, whole genome shotgun sequence harbors:
- the LOC123215281 gene encoding protein KNATM-like, which produces MEAETSTTTVENNAESSENNVHDLSFYEEKEEEEDDIILKKSISSHPLFGVLIQTHLSCLKVGLGELGEFGTTNAANARPTSTHKPTLPTSSELDRFMEAYCITLGKLKEAMEEPLQEITCFIDAMYIQLKELCETHAINNPQPNPPTS; this is translated from the exons atgGAAGCTGAAACTAGCACTACTACTGTAGAGAATAATGCTGAAAGTAGTGAGAATAATGTTCATGACTTGAGTttttatgaagaaaaagaagaggaagaagatgacaTTATTTTGAAGAAGAGTATCTCGAGTCACCCTTTGTTTGGAGTTTTGATTCAAACCCACTTGAGCTGCTTGAAG GTGGGTTTAGGTGAACTTGGAGAGTTTGGTACAACAAATGCAGCAAACGCCAGACCTACTTCTACTCACAAACCAACCCTTCCAACCTCTTCTGAACTTGATCGTTTTATG GAAGCATACTGCATTACCCTTGGGAAGCTGAAAGAAGCCATGGAGGAACCACTGCAAGAGATAACATGTTTCATTGATGCAATGTACATTCAACTGAAGGAGCTCTGCGAAACCCACGCCATTAATAATCCACAACCCAACCCTCCAACTTCTTAG
- the LOC123215285 gene encoding vacuolar iron transporter 1-like, whose translation MSFELGLEKPDPRRALHSALTIAIAYILGGLVPLFPYMFIPRASDAVLASVVLTLLALLIFGYAKGYFTGNKPLMTALQTTLIGAIASAAAFGMAKVVHP comes from the exons ATGTC GTTTGAATTGGGATTGGAGAAGCCGGATCCAAGGAGAGCTCTGCATAGTGCACTAACCATCGCAATTGCTTACATCTTGGGGGGATTGGTGCCTCTCTTTCCTTACATGTTCATACCAAGAGCTTCAGATGCTGTGTTAGCTTCAGTTGTCCTGACTTTACTGGCACTGCTGATTTTTGGTTATGCCAAAGGTTACTTCACCGGAAATAAACCCCTAATGACTGCCCTCCAAACTACCCTCATTGGGGCCATAGCTTCTGCAGCGGCTTTCGGCATGGCCAAGGTTGTTCATCCATAA